The genomic window aATTATCGAGGCTTTGGTCTGGTCTATGTAGGTAGTAAATtaattagtaatatgatacttttgagagtgagagatgctgtagacaaagttttaagaaaagaacagtgcggttttagaaaaggtagaggaagtgtcgaccaaatttttactcttaggttaataatggAGAAGCGCCTTAGCTGTCAAACGCCTTtggttctcagttttatagaatatgagcaagcgttcgattttgttgatagaagagctttaggaAAGGtattatccttatatggtataccatacaaatacattaaagtgattagtgctatgtacgagaataatgcTGCTGCGATTAAGgtgggaaatgaggttagcagctggttttgtat from Artemia franciscana chromosome 10, ASM3288406v1, whole genome shotgun sequence includes these protein-coding regions:
- the LOC136032370 gene encoding uncharacterized protein LOC136032370, which encodes MILLRVRDAVDKVLRKEQCGFRKGRGSVDQIFTLRLIMEKRLSCQTPLVLSFIEYEQAFDFVDRRALGKVLSLYGIPYKYIKVISAMYENNAAAIKVGNEVSSWFCIKSGVKQGCVLSPFIWIILMDFILRSIAQAMGDHGIKRGGMALLDLDYAADPK